The Winogradskyella schleiferi genome has a window encoding:
- a CDS encoding TraG family conjugative transposon ATPase, with amino-acid sequence MNKINLSAYQPIVDIQDNIVFTNNGNVVLCYKGNLPEIYSLSEKDFEDMHGAWFQALKSLPVGTVVHKQDIYLKKSYASEQLPNSTFLEKATHEHFKGRGHIEHSCYLFFILTKNKALNNPKYVNPFRKVSKGIVQELDDNIKSFANSVSDSVSFINNSRKMEFISLEAEDIRQLTNAYFNGFNEGYDTDILLDKKSVNIGENHFDALAINSELCFRESVQSSKTNEKFTSDDFVFHQGFIDGLGLTLNENHIVNQILYLDDKQKWRKLLDKKIEELNKSSNFGSQNKVVLGKIQHILDQINADDNARIIRGHLNIVYWAKEAKELDKITSKIKTEFKELDIIPYYPRGEERKNYILNSYCCFSSNFSNNDLYVTDLKHALCLFINNTNYKSDNTGIIFNDREHNIPVLKDVWDEKKKRIKARNFAIFAPTGEGKSFLANNILRQYFESGVRLVIIDLGGSYTKFAKLYPEKYTVLRYESGKNLGINPFYISDTNDLTPERLEDLSVFLFELFASDLKVTKAQSVSVKKILRHYYDSISENHSLDGFYSFIERNQNDLLDTLKIHPDYFNVTSFLHVMSEYVGDGLYSFLFEVSEDQTYKIEDKRLIVFELDEVKDNKEILSVMLKLIKSAIQRTIWKNRAEKGIILFDEFAKQLKFENVLESVEFYYQAIRKQNGAIGIILQSINQLPNNSTSASILENTQVIYSLNNEKGYDELVKRLNLSSHDLNQLKSIKNNLSGPRKYTEMFIKIGRESNIFRLEVPKEVYAAYLTDGQENEEIMKLYNEHNDMQKAIIQFTSKT; translated from the coding sequence ATGAACAAGATTAACCTTTCGGCATATCAACCCATTGTAGATATTCAGGACAATATCGTATTTACCAATAATGGCAACGTAGTCTTATGCTATAAAGGGAATCTACCAGAAATCTATTCCTTATCGGAAAAGGACTTTGAGGATATGCACGGTGCTTGGTTTCAGGCATTAAAGTCATTGCCAGTTGGTACTGTGGTTCATAAACAGGATATCTACCTCAAGAAATCATATGCTTCAGAACAACTTCCGAATTCTACCTTTCTGGAAAAGGCTACCCACGAACATTTTAAAGGTCGTGGACATATCGAACATAGCTGTTATTTGTTCTTCATCTTGACCAAAAATAAGGCACTCAACAATCCCAAGTATGTCAACCCATTCAGAAAAGTTTCAAAGGGAATCGTACAGGAACTGGATGACAATATCAAGAGCTTCGCCAACTCGGTAAGTGATTCAGTTTCCTTCATTAATAATAGCCGAAAGATGGAATTTATTTCGCTTGAAGCGGAAGACATTCGGCAACTAACAAATGCCTACTTCAATGGCTTTAATGAGGGATACGATACCGATATTTTACTCGATAAGAAAAGTGTCAATATTGGCGAAAACCATTTTGATGCCCTTGCCATCAACAGCGAACTGTGCTTTCGCGAAAGTGTACAGAGTAGCAAAACCAATGAGAAATTCACTTCTGACGATTTTGTGTTTCATCAAGGGTTTATTGATGGCTTAGGGCTTACGCTTAACGAGAACCATATCGTTAATCAAATTCTATATCTGGATGACAAACAGAAGTGGCGCAAGCTGCTCGATAAGAAGATTGAAGAACTCAATAAGAGTTCCAATTTCGGTTCACAGAATAAAGTAGTACTTGGCAAAATTCAGCACATCCTTGACCAAATCAATGCCGATGACAATGCACGAATCATTCGTGGACATCTCAATATTGTCTATTGGGCAAAAGAAGCCAAAGAGCTCGACAAAATAACTTCCAAAATAAAGACTGAATTTAAGGAATTGGATATTATCCCATACTATCCAAGAGGCGAAGAACGCAAGAATTACATCCTAAATAGTTACTGCTGCTTCTCATCTAATTTCTCAAACAATGATTTGTATGTGACAGATTTAAAACACGCGCTTTGCCTGTTTATCAACAATACCAATTACAAAAGCGATAATACCGGAATTATCTTCAATGACCGTGAGCATAACATTCCTGTTCTGAAGGATGTTTGGGATGAAAAGAAGAAACGCATCAAGGCACGAAACTTTGCCATTTTTGCACCAACGGGCGAAGGGAAATCCTTTTTGGCCAATAACATCTTGCGACAGTATTTTGAAAGTGGTGTTCGCTTGGTTATCATAGACTTGGGTGGTTCTTATACCAAGTTTGCCAAACTCTATCCTGAAAAATACACCGTTTTGCGCTACGAAAGTGGAAAGAATTTAGGCATCAATCCATTTTATATAAGTGATACAAATGACCTTACACCGGAACGTTTGGAAGACTTATCCGTTTTCCTATTTGAACTCTTCGCTTCAGACTTAAAGGTTACGAAAGCACAATCGGTATCAGTTAAAAAGATACTTCGCCATTACTATGACAGCATTTCTGAAAATCATTCTTTAGATGGTTTTTACAGCTTTATAGAAAGGAATCAGAACGACCTTCTGGACACCTTAAAAATCCATCCCGACTATTTCAATGTCACGAGCTTTTTGCACGTAATGTCCGAATATGTCGGCGATGGTCTATATAGCTTCCTTTTTGAAGTAAGCGAAGACCAGACTTATAAAATCGAAGACAAACGCTTGATTGTTTTTGAACTGGATGAAGTCAAGGACAATAAGGAAATCCTGTCTGTTATGCTCAAGCTCATCAAGTCTGCCATTCAAAGAACTATTTGGAAGAACAGAGCTGAAAAGGGAATCATCCTTTTTGATGAGTTTGCCAAACAATTGAAGTTTGAAAACGTACTGGAAAGTGTAGAATTCTACTATCAAGCTATCCGTAAACAAAACGGTGCGATTGGGATTATTCTGCAATCCATAAATCAATTGCCCAACAATTCGACTTCCGCAAGTATTCTCGAAAACACACAGGTTATTTATAGCCTCAATAATGAAAAAGGCTATGACGAATTGGTCAAAAGGCTCAACCTATCCAGCCACGACCTGAACCAATTAAAATCCATTAAAAACAATCTTTCCGGTCCACGGAAGTACACCGAAATGTTTATCAAAATTGGACGGGAAAGCAACATTTTCCGGCTCGAAGTTCCGAAGGAAGTATATGCCGCTTACTTGACCGATGGACAGGAAAATGAGGAAATAATGAAGCTCTACAATGAGCATAACGATATGCAAAAAGCAATAATTCAATTCACATCTAAAACATAA
- a CDS encoding cysteine desulfurase family protein, translating into MNKEPIYFDFASTTPVKQEVYEAMSPYFLNHYGNASSNTHKQGVIASKAVKNAKNQISKLVNCKESEVFFTSGSTESIKLAISQVFYNNLDKGNHIITSNAEHKAVLDTCKDLEKVGAQVTYLEVDENGKIDISLLEHSIKEDTILVALMHVNNETGVIADVKNIGAICKKKNVLFFTDATQSYGKLPLNFQEENIDLLCFNAHKIYGPKGIGGLLVKTTATTKSGTLVKQRIESINLGTLNVPGIVGLGKASELAMTELESNYNRIHHLNSYLQVELYQSKRAAVNGLSASRSPYILNIQLINQDAESFILKNKNSVSVSMGSACNSRLIEQSHVLKSMGLSKEKADSSIRISFGSPTTQSQLDVLLNAIKSGNN; encoded by the coding sequence GTGAATAAAGAACCAATTTATTTTGATTTTGCATCAACCACGCCCGTAAAACAAGAAGTTTACGAGGCAATGTCCCCATACTTCCTTAATCATTATGGAAATGCATCTAGCAATACACATAAGCAAGGTGTAATAGCTTCTAAGGCGGTTAAAAATGCCAAAAATCAAATTTCCAAGCTTGTAAACTGTAAAGAGAGTGAGGTGTTTTTTACAAGTGGTTCAACTGAATCCATCAAATTGGCCATTAGTCAAGTTTTCTATAACAATTTGGATAAAGGAAACCATATAATCACATCCAACGCAGAACATAAGGCAGTTTTGGATACCTGTAAAGATTTGGAAAAAGTCGGTGCTCAGGTAACTTATCTTGAGGTTGATGAAAATGGAAAAATAGATATAAGCTTACTGGAACATAGTATTAAGGAAGATACAATACTTGTGGCCTTGATGCACGTTAACAATGAAACCGGTGTGATTGCCGATGTCAAGAACATTGGCGCCATCTGTAAGAAGAAGAATGTTCTCTTTTTTACGGATGCAACTCAATCTTACGGAAAACTTCCGTTGAATTTCCAAGAGGAAAACATAGACTTATTATGTTTCAATGCCCATAAAATTTATGGACCTAAAGGCATTGGTGGCTTATTGGTAAAAACAACCGCTACAACAAAATCGGGTACATTGGTTAAACAACGTATTGAATCTATTAATTTAGGAACTCTAAATGTACCAGGAATTGTTGGTTTAGGAAAAGCAAGTGAACTTGCGATGACAGAATTAGAAAGCAATTATAATAGGATTCACCATTTGAATAGTTATTTGCAAGTAGAACTGTATCAATCTAAACGAGCAGCTGTTAACGGATTATCAGCTAGTAGAAGTCCTTACATTCTCAATATACAACTTATAAATCAGGACGCTGAGTCATTTATCTTAAAGAACAAAAATTCAGTTTCGGTGTCGATGGGTTCTGCCTGCAACTCTAGATTAATAGAACAATCTCACGTTCTTAAAAGTATGGGATTGAGTAAGGAAAAAGCAGATAGTAGCATCAGGATAAGTTTTGGAAGTCCCACAACTCAATCACAATTAGATGTTTTGCTCAATGCTATTAAAAGCGGGAATAATTAG
- a CDS encoding conjugal transfer protein, giving the protein MKTKILILATAFIFLLPARAACQGMPTYDNTNFISLVKQLIESGKQTAQMIKSVKFLKDAKEAIEKVSSVVQQLRAVEEIGQNNQRLINIMQNDVQDILNSPYIKPDEVSRVVESFDAIVQNSLDTVDFIDEVLSSDYLKMSDAERAEVLKQKEQESNEMVSNIKTKTKRYRDIISFRKMQDKVNNRETNY; this is encoded by the coding sequence ATGAAAACAAAAATTTTAATTCTCGCAACAGCTTTCATCTTCTTATTGCCTGCACGCGCTGCGTGCCAGGGAATGCCAACTTATGACAATACCAATTTTATCAGCTTGGTTAAACAGCTCATAGAATCAGGTAAACAGACAGCTCAGATGATTAAGTCTGTAAAATTCCTGAAAGATGCAAAAGAGGCCATAGAGAAAGTATCAAGTGTTGTCCAACAACTTAGGGCAGTTGAAGAAATTGGACAAAACAATCAGCGCCTTATCAATATAATGCAAAACGATGTACAGGACATTCTTAACTCGCCCTATATAAAACCCGATGAAGTTTCAAGGGTTGTGGAATCTTTTGATGCCATAGTTCAAAACTCATTGGACACGGTTGATTTTATCGATGAAGTCCTATCGAGCGACTATCTCAAAATGAGCGATGCTGAACGTGCTGAAGTTTTGAAGCAGAAAGAACAGGAATCAAATGAAATGGTTTCCAATATAAAGACAAAAACGAAACGCTATCGTGATATTATTTCCTTCAGAAAAATGCAGGATAAAGTAAATAATCGAGAAACGAACTATTAA
- a CDS encoding N-acetylmuramoyl-L-alanine amidase family protein — protein MKKVLKNVSFVILVLKMCVIFGQETSAQKRIVIDVGHGGKDSGAIGENGIQEKDVALDISNAILKLNNELEKPLDIYLTRYSDTLISLLDRTKLAKALKADLFVSLHCNHSDNPNARGIEVYVANATSQYSDDSIWLAFQLQGGLNRKLGFESRGVKFANFQVLRETIGYCASVLLELGFLSNIDEESYFVKDINLTMLAHSLLNFLKRVSL, from the coding sequence ATGAAAAAAGTGCTCAAAAACGTCAGTTTTGTGATTTTGGTTCTAAAAATGTGTGTCATTTTTGGTCAAGAAACGAGTGCTCAAAAACGAATTGTAATTGATGTTGGACACGGTGGAAAAGATTCTGGTGCAATTGGAGAAAATGGTATCCAAGAAAAGGATGTGGCTTTGGATATTTCAAACGCCATTTTAAAGCTGAATAATGAATTGGAAAAACCTTTGGATATTTATTTGACCAGGTATAGTGATACGCTTATTTCATTATTGGACAGAACTAAGCTGGCCAAAGCATTAAAAGCGGATTTATTTGTGTCCTTGCATTGCAATCATTCAGATAACCCTAATGCAAGAGGGATTGAAGTTTACGTGGCAAACGCTACTTCACAGTATTCTGATGATTCTATTTGGCTCGCTTTTCAACTGCAAGGTGGATTAAATAGGAAGCTGGGTTTTGAGAGTAGAGGTGTGAAGTTTGCGAATTTTCAGGTGCTTCGAGAAACAATTGGCTATTGTGCCTCTGTACTATTGGAATTAGGGTTTTTGAGCAACATAGATGAGGAAAGTTATTTTGTTAAAGACATTAATCTAACGATGTTAGCTCATAGTTTGCTAAACTTTTTAAAACGAGTAAGTTTATGA
- a CDS encoding phosphoadenosine phosphosulfate reductase family protein — MKVKHVLGISGGKDSAALALYLKNLYPDLDVEYYSCDTGKELKETYELVEALNSKLGKDIKTIFAVEPEKETPYKTTFDHFLAEYGGYLPSSTARWCTKKLKLEPFEKYIGDEPTISYVGIRGDENREGYISKKTNVQSIFPFRKNIWSEDVIKEVLANNNIPKVARLYDNLSPSHLKEDILKRVNQPISPNFRQGQKLEFLLNSDIKLFNRVVFHYLKENTDYPIALLDDFPLIENDEVLVLDDIFKILDDSGVGIPAYYIKKSYQVEIDGKLETGTYSRSRSGCFFCFYQQKIEWVWLLENHPALFDKAKEYEKDGYNWMDTETLEELSKPERVQAIKKEHFTRMKRQLSKRNTNSWKDEIIEAEGLGCASCFI; from the coding sequence ATGAAAGTTAAACACGTACTTGGTATCTCAGGCGGAAAAGATAGTGCTGCCTTAGCGCTTTATCTCAAAAACCTATATCCAGATTTGGATGTAGAATATTATTCTTGTGACACAGGGAAAGAGTTAAAAGAGACCTATGAGCTTGTTGAAGCTCTAAACAGTAAATTGGGCAAGGACATCAAAACAATTTTTGCTGTCGAACCAGAAAAAGAGACCCCTTATAAAACCACATTTGACCATTTCTTGGCCGAATACGGCGGATATCTTCCCTCATCAACTGCAAGATGGTGCACAAAAAAGCTAAAATTAGAACCGTTTGAAAAATATATTGGGGATGAACCCACAATATCATATGTAGGGATTCGAGGGGATGAAAACAGAGAGGGTTACATATCTAAAAAAACCAACGTTCAATCTATTTTTCCATTTAGAAAAAATATCTGGAGTGAAGATGTTATAAAAGAAGTTCTGGCTAATAATAATATTCCAAAAGTAGCAAGGCTTTATGACAATCTTAGTCCAAGTCATTTAAAAGAAGATATACTCAAGAGAGTCAACCAGCCTATTTCACCAAATTTTCGGCAAGGACAGAAATTAGAATTCCTTTTAAACAGCGATATCAAATTATTCAATAGAGTTGTTTTTCATTATCTAAAAGAAAATACTGATTATCCCATAGCGCTTTTAGACGATTTCCCTTTAATAGAGAATGATGAAGTTTTAGTATTGGATGATATTTTTAAAATACTCGATGATAGTGGTGTTGGGATACCTGCATACTACATAAAAAAATCATACCAAGTAGAAATTGACGGTAAATTAGAAACCGGCACTTACTCACGTAGCAGGTCTGGTTGCTTTTTTTGTTTTTACCAGCAGAAAATAGAATGGGTCTGGCTACTTGAAAACCACCCTGCCCTATTCGATAAAGCCAAAGAATATGAAAAGGATGGTTACAACTGGATGGATACTGAAACATTAGAGGAACTATCCAAACCCGAACGTGTTCAAGCAATCAAGAAAGAACATTTCACTAGAATGAAAAGACAGCTAAGTAAAAGGAACACTAACAGCTGGAAAGATGAAATTATTGAAGCAGAAGGCCTTGGTTGTGCCAGTTGTTTCATTTAA
- a CDS encoding ATP-binding protein: MSDKIDLSIDAGRLLFGLSRIGYTTSAAICDIIDNSVRANANNINLLIKKEREDFSDYKRNNVKEYIIIDDGDGMDEGAIEEALKLGSTDDHYDDKSLSKFGLGLKSASFSQGDVLKVISSNGTGFNKYEVSLPKVMEAKEYFAEKTEIEENESELIETYLKEGKGTIIIISEIRLNNHPSVRNTIKELKTKVGVIYFYFLSESGVNITIGDKKIDAIDPLFISEANENGNLNENEWDGTEVRWIEKPKELTLDDELEINVTIEITQLPYPPIYRIKNIGESRDKEVRERYLIEAGNYGFYVYRNKRLISWASNLQGIIPYDQDFYAFRGRILINDEADDFFNIDVKKSSLTLSEEAFRNISDFTKEAKSKSKAAWKNAGKISRDIINKAPNEIANKLLDEFEQIEILPGDDLPDEEIALERLKAITDDMTSKIKWIIKMMKEDKGEEVDDTVDDDYTEDEKEEAIKGEKNANLTKIFRVSSVEDNLLWEPYYDTDLGNCVRINKIHRFARLIYEDNAENRDLQILFDLMMLQFADSELYAYKNIGKYEYDDLKVILRESRRIVSEFLANMCRKLENDLPPNYSDEKYA; this comes from the coding sequence ATGAGTGATAAAATTGATTTATCCATAGATGCCGGTAGGCTTCTATTTGGATTGAGCAGAATTGGCTATACAACCTCTGCTGCCATTTGCGACATCATAGATAACTCTGTAAGGGCTAATGCAAATAATATAAACCTCTTAATCAAAAAAGAACGCGAAGACTTTTCCGACTATAAAAGGAACAATGTCAAGGAATATATCATCATAGATGATGGTGATGGTATGGATGAAGGTGCAATTGAAGAGGCATTAAAACTCGGTTCAACAGATGACCATTATGATGACAAATCGCTATCGAAATTTGGATTAGGCCTAAAATCCGCTTCTTTTTCGCAAGGTGATGTACTTAAAGTTATTTCTTCAAATGGAACGGGATTTAACAAGTATGAAGTCTCTCTACCAAAAGTAATGGAAGCAAAAGAATATTTTGCTGAAAAGACTGAAATTGAAGAGAATGAATCTGAACTGATTGAAACCTATCTAAAAGAAGGTAAGGGTACCATCATTATCATTTCTGAAATTAGACTAAACAACCATCCAAGTGTCAGAAACACCATTAAAGAACTTAAGACAAAAGTTGGTGTAATCTATTTCTATTTCCTTTCTGAAAGCGGTGTGAATATTACCATTGGTGATAAAAAAATTGATGCAATTGACCCATTGTTTATATCTGAAGCCAACGAAAATGGAAATTTGAACGAAAATGAATGGGATGGAACTGAGGTACGATGGATAGAAAAACCAAAAGAGCTTACTCTTGATGATGAACTTGAAATAAATGTAACTATTGAAATTACCCAACTTCCCTATCCACCTATCTATAGAATTAAAAATATAGGCGAATCAAGAGACAAAGAAGTTCGCGAAAGATATTTAATTGAGGCTGGTAATTACGGTTTCTATGTTTACAGAAATAAAAGACTCATATCCTGGGCTTCAAACCTACAAGGCATAATCCCATACGACCAAGATTTTTATGCCTTTAGGGGAAGAATACTCATCAATGACGAGGCAGACGATTTCTTTAATATTGATGTAAAAAAATCTTCGCTGACTCTTTCTGAAGAAGCATTTAGGAACATAAGCGATTTTACCAAAGAAGCCAAAAGCAAAAGCAAAGCAGCTTGGAAAAATGCCGGAAAGATTAGTCGTGACATTATAAATAAAGCACCTAATGAAATCGCAAATAAGCTATTAGATGAATTTGAACAGATAGAGATTCTGCCAGGTGATGACCTACCTGATGAGGAAATAGCCTTAGAACGATTAAAGGCGATAACCGATGATATGACCTCAAAAATCAAGTGGATAATTAAAATGATGAAAGAGGATAAGGGTGAAGAAGTGGACGATACTGTTGACGATGACTATACAGAAGACGAAAAGGAAGAGGCCATTAAAGGCGAAAAGAACGCTAACCTCACTAAAATATTCAGGGTATCATCTGTTGAAGACAATCTGCTTTGGGAACCTTACTATGATACCGATTTAGGTAATTGTGTAAGGATTAATAAAATTCATCGGTTTGCAAGATTAATCTATGAGGATAATGCAGAGAACAGAGATTTACAGATTCTCTTTGATTTAATGATGCTTCAGTTTGCCGATTCCGAATTATACGCCTATAAAAATATTGGAAAATATGAGTACGACGACCTTAAAGTTATTTTGCGAGAGTCCAGAAGAATAGTATCAGAATTTCTAGCTAATATGTGCAGAAAACTAGAAAATGACTTACCGCCAAATTATAGCGACGAGAAGTATGCTTGA
- a CDS encoding P-loop NTPase family protein — translation MHKFTTSTNIERDVVNDINYVVTPNAKNVFERIVTGFQQGHHSFNIIGSYGTGKSSFLWALEKNLNDKKPYFANLNGQFKGFENFSFLKIIGEASPLTDVLKKSFKLKENTSNSDLIDTISKRATSLRKKDEILVVLIDEFGKFLEYAAKHNPDSELYFIQQLAELANDSNRNIILITTLHQNFGSYANNLSQNQKNEWDKVKGRLIDISFDEPIEQLLYLASARIEDLEIERPKDIGFEDLFNKINESKLVSNSETLNYDLANKLYPFDILSANILAQTLQKYGQNERSLFSFLANSQVFFDKIDKDNHTFFSVADVFDYLTLHLTSELEDRYSNPHKPQWNTIVKALDKAEAINDFGYENLAKIIKTIGLVNLFAKSFGKLDKTFLEYYGKYALNIPDSEQYIEKLISQKIIKFYNYRNKFFFIDGTDVDIEQELIDANSHIDTAINIASKTKHYFKEKYHFAKEAYFEIGTPRFFKVNISNHIENINPEGEIDGYVHIILNKDIKLKDLKNNDTQQPAQLYVVLKNFEFVKSRIYEIEKMDFVLRKYSEDNVVKKILTEEKAYEVQKLQKLLEHGIYEKSNADWFYNGKKLKIDSKVSLNRNLSQISKKEYPSTPQYLNEMVNKEYLSTPVLTARKNLLKDLLEHSEKENLNYDDRKFPPQKSIYLGLLKETGIHRAHNNAYILTEPTDPTFNPLWLHCENFLEDSKHIKKNLSELYESLSKKPFKLKKGFIDFWIPIFLIIKNQDYALFHKASGYVPYLTSEVLDLVHKKPSDYELKSYKIEGVRLNLFNKYKEITGVDASSNKPESSLISIFSSFIAFYNALPEYVKKTNRLSPSSKGLRDAIASAKDPENALLSEIPKGLGYKNINLEENDAEILNGFIERLNDSINEIRIAYEGLLNRFEENICDTLNFNSNNFTTYKSKIQARYKSLKPHLLIQKEKVFLNRIMSKLDERDSWLKSIADVILGKSVEKMNDEDEALLMDNTRKVFSNLDNLLELHSLADDVDNEVVQFQFTDVSGKTVKQNIILSPSDEKYVSKLQEDLAKVLSKNEKLSAAAIIRYLKNLHDES, via the coding sequence ATGCATAAATTTACAACATCCACAAACATTGAACGTGATGTCGTAAATGACATTAATTACGTTGTTACACCCAATGCAAAAAATGTTTTTGAAAGAATAGTGACTGGGTTTCAGCAAGGACATCACTCATTTAATATAATTGGCTCATATGGTACAGGAAAGTCCAGCTTCCTTTGGGCTTTAGAAAAAAATCTTAACGACAAGAAGCCCTACTTTGCTAATCTTAATGGGCAATTTAAAGGATTTGAAAATTTTTCGTTTTTAAAAATTATTGGTGAAGCTTCGCCTTTAACAGACGTATTAAAAAAATCTTTTAAGCTTAAGGAAAACACATCCAATTCGGATCTTATCGATACTATAAGCAAAAGAGCTACATCGCTTAGAAAGAAAGATGAAATATTAGTTGTGTTGATTGATGAGTTTGGTAAATTTCTTGAATATGCAGCCAAGCATAATCCGGATAGCGAATTGTACTTTATACAACAGTTAGCTGAGTTGGCAAATGATTCCAATAGAAATATCATTTTAATTACAACGCTGCATCAAAATTTTGGTTCCTATGCCAATAATTTATCTCAAAACCAAAAGAATGAATGGGATAAGGTAAAAGGAAGACTAATTGATATCTCGTTCGATGAACCTATTGAACAGTTACTTTATTTGGCATCAGCCAGAATAGAAGACCTTGAAATTGAAAGACCAAAAGACATTGGGTTCGAGGATTTATTCAATAAAATAAACGAGAGCAAGCTCGTAAGTAATTCAGAAACGCTGAACTACGATTTAGCCAATAAGCTTTATCCATTCGATATTTTATCGGCAAATATCTTAGCTCAGACTTTGCAAAAGTATGGCCAGAACGAAAGGTCTCTATTCTCTTTCTTGGCAAATAGTCAAGTTTTCTTTGATAAAATAGATAAGGACAACCACACCTTTTTTAGTGTAGCCGATGTGTTTGATTATCTAACGCTTCATTTAACAAGCGAATTAGAAGACAGATATTCAAACCCTCATAAGCCTCAATGGAACACAATTGTTAAGGCATTGGACAAAGCTGAAGCTATTAATGATTTTGGATATGAGAACTTGGCAAAAATCATAAAAACCATAGGTCTGGTAAATTTATTCGCAAAGTCTTTTGGTAAGCTCGATAAAACTTTCTTAGAATATTATGGAAAATATGCATTGAATATTCCTGACTCTGAGCAATACATTGAAAAATTAATAAGCCAAAAAATAATTAAGTTCTATAATTATCGTAATAAGTTTTTCTTCATTGACGGAACTGACGTGGATATAGAGCAGGAATTGATAGATGCTAATTCCCATATCGACACTGCTATCAATATTGCTTCAAAAACCAAACATTACTTTAAAGAAAAATATCACTTTGCAAAGGAAGCCTATTTTGAAATAGGTACACCAAGATTTTTTAAAGTAAACATATCTAATCATATTGAAAATATTAATCCAGAAGGGGAAATTGACGGTTATGTGCATATAATCCTTAATAAGGATATAAAGCTAAAAGATTTAAAAAATAACGATACGCAACAACCAGCACAACTATATGTAGTTCTCAAAAACTTCGAGTTTGTAAAATCACGTATATACGAGATTGAAAAGATGGACTTTGTATTGCGAAAGTACTCAGAAGATAATGTGGTCAAGAAAATACTAACCGAAGAAAAGGCTTACGAAGTACAAAAATTACAAAAACTTTTAGAGCACGGCATCTATGAAAAATCTAACGCAGACTGGTTCTACAATGGTAAAAAACTCAAGATTGACTCAAAAGTTTCCTTAAACAGGAATCTCTCTCAAATATCAAAAAAAGAGTACCCTTCGACACCTCAATATTTGAATGAAATGGTCAACAAGGAATACTTAAGCACCCCTGTTTTAACCGCAAGAAAAAATTTATTGAAGGATTTGCTTGAGCATAGTGAAAAGGAAAACTTAAATTATGATGACCGCAAGTTTCCACCACAGAAGTCTATTTATTTAGGGCTTTTAAAAGAGACCGGAATTCACAGAGCTCATAACAACGCGTATATCCTAACCGAACCTACAGATCCTACATTTAATCCTCTTTGGTTACATTGTGAAAATTTCTTAGAGGATTCAAAACATATTAAAAAGAACTTGTCAGAACTATACGAATCACTATCCAAAAAACCATTTAAACTTAAAAAAGGGTTTATAGACTTTTGGATTCCTATATTTCTCATAATCAAAAATCAAGACTATGCACTATTTCATAAAGCTTCTGGGTACGTACCTTACCTAACAAGTGAGGTTCTTGACCTTGTACACAAAAAACCTTCTGATTATGAATTGAAATCATATAAAATTGAAGGTGTCCGGCTGAACCTTTTCAATAAATATAAAGAAATTACTGGTGTTGATGCGTCAAGCAATAAACCAGAAAGTTCGCTAATTTCTATTTTCAGTAGTTTCATAGCATTTTATAATGCACTTCCCGAATACGTTAAAAAAACCAATCGATTAAGCCCATCGTCTAAAGGTTTAAGGGATGCTATTGCTTCCGCTAAAGACCCAGAGAATGCACTACTATCAGAAATACCAAAAGGATTAGGCTACAAAAACATTAACCTCGAAGAAAATGATGCTGAAATTCTAAACGGTTTTATTGAGCGCCTAAACGATTCCATTAATGAAATACGAATTGCCTACGAAGGGTTGTTAAACAGATTTGAAGAGAATATTTGCGACACTTTAAACTTCAATAGTAATAATTTCACTACCTACAAAAGCAAAATTCAAGCGCGTTATAAGTCTTTGAAACCGCATTTGTTGATTCAAAAGGAAAAGGTCTTCCTTAACCGCATAATGTCTAAACTTGACGAACGTGATTCTTGGTTAAAATCGATTGCCGATGTGATTCTTGGCAAGTCAGTTGAAAAAATGAATGATGAGGACGAAGCGCTATTAATGGATAACACAAGAAAGGTTTTTTCAAATTTAGACAACCTATTAGAGCTACATTCTTTGGCGGATGATGTAGATAATGAAGTGGTACAGTTTCAATTCACGGATGTTTCTGGTAAAACGGTAAAGCAAAATATTATTTTAAGTCCTTCAGACGAAAAGTACGTTTCAAAACTACAGGAAGATTTGGCCAAGGTGTTGTCCAAAAATGAAAAATTGAGCGCAGCTGCTATTATTAGATATTTAAAAAATTTGCACGATGAAAGTTAA